One part of the Streptococcus sp. oral taxon 431 genome encodes these proteins:
- a CDS encoding TetR/AcrR family transcriptional regulator, whose protein sequence is MQESNKRLKTKRIIENAMVELLMEQPFDQITTVKLAQKAGISRSSFYTHYKDKYDMIEHYQSKLFHTFEYIFQKHANHKRNAILEVFEYLESEPLLAALLSENGTKEIQNFLRNKLHILLSTDLQKRFMQLKLNEIELEYSSVYLTNALFGVCQTWIAHGKKESPQEITDFLMKMLGDTN, encoded by the coding sequence ATGCAAGAAAGTAATAAACGATTAAAAACCAAGCGCATTATCGAAAATGCCATGGTAGAATTATTGATGGAACAACCATTCGATCAGATTACAACTGTTAAATTAGCACAAAAAGCTGGAATTAGCCGCTCCAGTTTCTATACTCATTACAAAGATAAATACGATATGATTGAACATTACCAAAGTAAACTATTTCATACCTTCGAATATATCTTTCAAAAACATGCTAATCACAAACGAAATGCTATTCTAGAAGTATTTGAATACTTAGAATCAGAACCACTTCTAGCAGCTCTTTTATCTGAAAATGGAACCAAGGAAATTCAAAATTTCTTGAGAAATAAACTTCACATCCTACTGAGCACAGACCTTCAAAAACGTTTTATGCAACTCAAACTAAATGAAATAGAATTAGAATACAGTAGCGTCTACCTGACAAATGCTCTCTTTGGAGTCTGTCAAACCTGGATTGCCCACGGAAAAAAAGAAAGTCCACAAGAAATCACGGACTTTTTGATGAAAATGTTAGGGGATACAAA